The Bicyclus anynana chromosome Z, ilBicAnyn1.1, whole genome shotgun sequence genome window below encodes:
- the LOC112045742 gene encoding E3 ubiquitin-protein ligase MSL2, which yields MNPTSLYVSTCRLIISADANDKSSWSDLFRVLPYLRQSLSCIVCGNLLKEPYTPNLGCQHHVCKNCIQWRKKIKPPCSWCADCEDYTENIQLRILLQCYNKLCEYFMATDMYNSLLEEDEVEMNGGTVASSGLIFLIQEGAGFFDDYRSKAGLPQSAYSKLPCAFTNIPTTQTQVASTSSSENNTTVTRKDVNETSSPPAETNIRESQAKKKYIQWDHKKPSYGSRTSANKKKGCRCGYSSPAPGILTCCGQRCLCYVQRKPCTECKCKGCRNPHRTGLTKGGFHKAGTSAEGPSGNGGGLAAH from the exons atgaACCCTACTAGTTTGTATGTTTCAACTTGTAGATTAATAATTTCAGCTGATGCAAATGATAAAAGTTCGTGGTCAGATTTGTTTCGCGTACTTCCATATTTACGGCAATCATTATCGTGTATCGTGTGTGGAAACTTATTGAAGGAGCCCTATACACCGAACTTAGGGTGCCAACATCACGTTTGCAAAAATTGCATACAATGgaggaaaaaaattaaaccgccTTGCTCTTGGTGTGCGGACTGCGAGGACTATACAGAAAACATTCAGTTACGCATTCTCCTCCAGTGTTACAATAAACTTTGTGAATATTTTATGGCCACTGATATGTATAACAGTTTATTAGAGGAAGATGAAGTAGAGATGAACGGTGGCACAGTGGCGAGTTCGGGGCTGATATTCTTGATTCAAGAGGGAGCTGGTTTTTTCGATGATTACAGGAGCAAAGCTGGTTTACCCCAGTCTGCATATAGCAAATTACCTTGTGCATTCACCAATATACcaacaacacaaacacaagtcGCATCAACATCAA GTTCGGAAAATAACACCACTGTCACAAGGAAAGATGTTAATGAAACTTCTTCTCCTCCTGCAGAAACAAATATAAGAGAAAGCCAAGCAAAGAAGAAG tacATTCAATGGGATCATAAGAAACCTTCATACGGCTCCCGGACCtcagctaataaaaaaaaaggttgcaGATGTGGGTATTCTTCGCCCGCACCCGGGATATTGACGTGTTGCGGCCAGAGATGTCTGTGCTATGTTCAGAGGAAGCCATGTACTGAATGCAAGTGTAAGGGCTGTAGAAATCCTCACAGGACTGGACTTACAAAG GGTGGCTTCCACAAAGCTGGAACGAGTGCCGAGGGACCGTCTGGTAACGGAGGAGGACTGGCGGCGCATTAG